A section of the Leptospira kobayashii genome encodes:
- the fabR gene encoding HTH-type transcriptional repressor FabR — protein MKLNLRYQQKLRTRSTLIQAALKLMGEEKSLGELSLREVAGEAGIVPAAFYRHFKNMEELGLALVDDMSIKLRTILREARKKGAYKTALQESIALFFDYVKENRLLFRFISRERTGGNKRIRAAIRNEMAFITNELASDMRLPKSVPFSDIEFVSEMIVFNAFHIAGEFLDSDPKDSLSEKKLKIKTVKQLRLIFVGILRGRSKGKRRSVVRG, from the coding sequence ATGAAGCTAAACCTTCGTTACCAACAGAAACTGCGCACCCGCAGCACTTTAATCCAAGCTGCCCTGAAACTTATGGGAGAGGAAAAAAGTTTGGGTGAATTGAGCTTACGTGAAGTAGCCGGAGAAGCTGGGATTGTTCCTGCCGCTTTCTACAGGCATTTTAAGAACATGGAAGAGTTGGGGCTTGCACTTGTAGATGATATGAGTATCAAACTCCGCACCATCTTGCGTGAGGCCCGTAAAAAAGGCGCTTATAAGACCGCTCTCCAGGAATCCATCGCCCTCTTTTTCGATTATGTGAAAGAAAACAGATTATTGTTCCGCTTTATCTCACGCGAGAGAACAGGGGGAAACAAAAGAATTCGCGCGGCCATTCGCAATGAAATGGCTTTCATTACGAATGAGTTAGCATCCGATATGCGACTCCCCAAATCAGTTCCCTTTTCGGATATTGAATTCGTATCGGAGATGATCGTATTCAATGCCTTTCATATCGCGGGGGAATTTTTAGATTCAGATCCGAAAGATTCGCTCAGTGAAAAAAAATTAAAGATCAAAACCGTAAAACAACTTCGACTTATCTTTGTAGGTATTCTCAGAGGCAGAAGCAAAGGAAAGCGCAGATCCGTTGTTAGGGGATAG
- a CDS encoding ferredoxin reductase, producing the protein MKVLPFIYNSPKEYWNYFQPTNWLEFVLGEINPLYSVSTAKAKVIAIHSESADAKTIVLQTNRHWKGFQAGQHVPVTVEIAGRRVTRYYSLSSSPSAKNPTITVKRQKGGLVSNFLNDRLKVGDVIELGQASGEFTIDPSALPDKLLFIAGGSGITPIHSIIKTLAESNYKGQAKLLYFSRFKEDIIFFQSFAKLETGNSWLEVKHVLTDVPSPGYESGFLTTELMDKFVPDLKERLVYLCGPAPLQTSAKEFLKDNQVISELFLLPTQIQTNYQSSGPVEVVLLQSHKTVLLKGEKSILEELEDQGIYPPSGCRMGICHTCTCRKTSGSVTNIKDETMSDSGEGNIQLCLSRVDEKLELDF; encoded by the coding sequence ATGAAAGTGCTCCCATTTATCTACAACAGTCCCAAAGAATATTGGAATTATTTCCAACCTACGAACTGGTTAGAGTTCGTTTTGGGCGAAATCAACCCATTATATTCGGTTTCCACGGCAAAAGCAAAAGTAATTGCCATCCATTCCGAGTCTGCAGATGCGAAAACAATCGTTCTCCAAACGAATCGTCATTGGAAGGGATTTCAGGCAGGACAACATGTTCCGGTCACTGTAGAGATCGCCGGACGCCGAGTGACCCGTTATTATTCCTTATCCTCTTCCCCATCGGCAAAAAACCCGACAATCACTGTGAAACGCCAGAAAGGCGGACTTGTTTCCAACTTTCTCAATGACAGATTGAAAGTGGGGGACGTCATTGAATTGGGTCAGGCAAGCGGAGAGTTTACGATTGATCCTTCTGCACTTCCCGACAAACTTCTGTTTATTGCCGGTGGCAGCGGAATTACACCCATTCATTCCATTATTAAAACCCTGGCTGAGTCGAATTACAAAGGTCAGGCGAAATTACTTTATTTTTCCCGATTTAAAGAAGACATTATTTTTTTTCAATCCTTTGCAAAGCTCGAAACGGGTAATTCGTGGTTGGAAGTAAAACATGTTTTGACCGATGTTCCTTCCCCAGGTTATGAATCCGGATTTTTGACTACGGAACTTATGGACAAGTTCGTTCCCGATCTGAAGGAAAGATTGGTTTATCTTTGCGGGCCTGCTCCTTTGCAAACTTCTGCAAAAGAGTTTTTAAAAGATAATCAAGTGATCTCGGAACTGTTTTTATTACCTACCCAGATTCAAACCAATTACCAAAGTAGCGGTCCCGTAGAAGTGGTACTTTTACAGTCTCATAAGACTGTTCTTCTGAAAGGTGAAAAGTCCATCTTGGAAGAATTGGAAGATCAGGGAATCTATCCGCCTAGCGGCTGTAGAATGGGGATTTGTCATACTTGCACTTGTAGAAAAACGAGCGGGTCCGTAACAAACATCAAAGATGAAACTATGTCGGACAGTGGAGAAGGAAATATCCAACTCTGTCTTTCGCGAGTGGATGAAAAACTGGAACTGGATTTTTAG
- a CDS encoding fatty acid desaturase family protein, with product MKTISKKLSKAETEAFGAELEEIRKDVMAKVGTEDANHIKRVHKAYRYTEILGRGLIHFSFEPITFGIGTLLLAGSKILNNMEIGHNVMHGQYDWMNDPRFNSRTFEWDIVSDSKQWKFYHNYMHHTFTNVLGKDHDYGYNFTRLTDDQKWKPVHLTQMFSNLFLMFHFQWGVGAHGYRVEYMEIPKKLRKKRTLKEYRDVFFKKIELQLVKDYLFFPILAGLNFPKVILGNLLANMIRNVWTYSIIFCGHFTENAETFSPEEIKNETRADWYIRQLKGSSNISGSKFFYLMSGHLSHQIEHHMYPDVPSRRYQEIAPRLEAVCKKYGQNYNTGSFAKQFAEVWKRIFVYSFPNKIAKKLLGNVKEVQLMPEPQIVMVDTTSEELIPA from the coding sequence ATGAAAACAATAAGTAAAAAACTTTCAAAAGCGGAAACGGAAGCTTTCGGTGCGGAGCTGGAAGAAATCAGAAAAGATGTGATGGCAAAAGTAGGGACTGAAGATGCGAATCATATCAAACGAGTCCACAAAGCATATCGTTATACTGAAATTTTGGGAAGAGGGTTGATTCATTTCAGCTTTGAACCGATTACATTCGGAATTGGAACATTGTTACTCGCAGGTTCCAAAATTCTAAATAATATGGAAATCGGGCATAATGTAATGCACGGCCAATATGACTGGATGAATGATCCAAGATTCAACTCACGAACATTCGAATGGGATATCGTATCCGATTCAAAACAATGGAAGTTTTATCATAACTATATGCACCATACATTTACAAATGTATTGGGTAAGGATCATGATTACGGCTATAATTTCACGAGACTAACTGACGATCAAAAATGGAAACCGGTTCACTTAACACAAATGTTTTCCAATTTGTTTTTGATGTTTCACTTTCAATGGGGAGTCGGTGCTCATGGTTATCGTGTGGAATATATGGAGATTCCAAAAAAACTCAGAAAGAAAAGAACTCTGAAAGAATATAGAGATGTATTTTTCAAAAAGATAGAATTGCAATTGGTAAAGGATTATCTTTTCTTTCCGATCCTTGCAGGTCTTAATTTTCCAAAAGTGATCTTGGGAAATCTTCTTGCGAATATGATCAGAAATGTTTGGACTTACTCCATTATCTTTTGCGGCCACTTCACTGAAAATGCGGAAACGTTTTCTCCCGAAGAGATTAAAAATGAAACGAGAGCGGATTGGTACATTCGTCAGTTGAAAGGTTCCTCCAATATCAGCGGAAGCAAATTCTTCTACCTGATGAGCGGTCATCTCAGCCACCAAATCGAACACCATATGTATCCTGATGTTCCTTCCAGACGTTACCAGGAGATTGCACCGAGACTCGAAGCGGTTTGTAAAAAATACGGACAAAATTATAACACGGGAAGTTTTGCAAAACAATTCGCGGAAGTATGGAAGCGTATCTTTGTATATTCTTTCCCGAATAAGATTGCGAAGAAACTTTTGGGAAATGTGAAGGAAGTGCAATTGATGCCGGAACCGCAAATTGTAATGGTGGATACGACTTCCGAAGAATTGATTCCTGCCTAA